The following are encoded together in the Flavihumibacter fluvii genome:
- a CDS encoding diacylglycerol/lipid kinase family protein, with protein sequence MKCPSFIGYYYLMPKTPINRKFIVLINPISGTRSKADLGKKIVGEAKLYNFDAIVLPTVSSGDYQFVAQKIKEEGFTDVVVCGGDGSVNQVVNSLQGTGVNFGIIPMGSGNGLANTAGIPKATDKAISLLFTGKPRFIDAFMVNDQFACMLCGIGFDAQVAHDFAQQPGRGLLTYTQQTLKNYFTATPYRFELVVNDHVIKTEAFFISIANSNQFGNQFTIAPKASLNDGLLDVVIVPKMNKAILPFALIQQISGGKPGIAKEFSGTTIQYFQTTKIQVRNKDLAPVHIDGEPRESEAVLTIKLLPRHFQLIQPINN encoded by the coding sequence ATGAAATGCCCTAGCTTTATTGGCTATTACTACCTGATGCCCAAAACGCCGATCAACAGGAAATTCATCGTCCTTATCAACCCTATTTCGGGTACCCGGTCCAAGGCGGACCTGGGCAAAAAGATTGTGGGGGAAGCTAAACTTTACAATTTTGATGCCATTGTTTTACCAACTGTGTCCAGCGGCGACTACCAGTTTGTGGCACAAAAGATCAAAGAGGAAGGGTTTACCGATGTGGTGGTCTGCGGCGGAGACGGCTCGGTGAACCAGGTAGTAAACAGCCTGCAAGGTACCGGCGTGAATTTTGGCATCATCCCCATGGGATCGGGAAATGGACTGGCGAATACCGCCGGCATCCCCAAGGCGACCGACAAGGCCATCAGCCTTTTATTTACCGGCAAGCCCCGCTTTATTGATGCCTTTATGGTCAATGACCAATTCGCCTGTATGCTCTGTGGCATTGGATTCGATGCGCAGGTGGCCCATGATTTCGCGCAGCAACCAGGTCGTGGCCTATTGACCTATACCCAGCAAACACTAAAGAATTATTTTACGGCTACACCTTACCGGTTTGAACTGGTGGTAAATGACCATGTCATAAAAACGGAAGCTTTCTTTATCAGTATCGCCAATAGCAACCAGTTCGGGAACCAGTTTACCATCGCGCCTAAAGCCAGCCTGAATGATGGATTGCTGGATGTCGTCATCGTTCCAAAAATGAATAAGGCCATCCTGCCGTTTGCCCTGATCCAGCAAATCAGCGGCGGTAAACCGGGAATCGCCAAAGAATTCAGCGGCACAACCATACAGTATTTCCAGACAACAAAGATCCAGGTACGCAACAAAGACCTGGCCCCGGTGCATATTGATGGCGAACCACGCGAATCTGAAGCGGTCTTAACTATTAAATTATTGCCCCGGCATTTTCAACTCATCCAGCCCATCAACAACTGA
- a CDS encoding patatin-like phospholipase family protein — translation MKQKSKAIFYSFAVQLILLHFKKFQILLVFWFILFGAVNGSFMSSFGVNSLFLSPEYMGNVNALSAGIVGMAIGIFIMSWNITTFILFSRHFRFLATTTRPFLKYCINNAVLPLVFLLFYFFRAVRFDSYKELMGYGEVLSLVIGFIIGLVFIVAISFGYFFGADMHISRNMINLHPSPIPFHRGLKPHIVLNSGGSRLIKVTTYLSGRGTVKAVRDVAHYSKDFLENIFNRHHFTAVLSIFIAFVFLMLIGFLLDYEIFQLPAAASITLFLAILVAVVGAFSYFLQSWSVPFALLLIILLNILYRNGIIDPTNKAYGLDYRKEIARAAYTPGNLQKLNTPEKIAADKAVMLGVLEKWKARQTSPKPFLYMVAVSGGGTRSATFTMGVLQKLDSISGGKFMRQTFMITGASGGMLGAAYFRALSHQKDKGEQINLQDPAYIDDISKDLLNPTFSSFVARDLAAPAQKFKVGNYEYVKDRAYSFEQKLNQNTRFLLDKELSELAADERSAVIPNMLFNAVITRDGRKMLISTLPVSFLMQPGRDARLQETGDPDAIDFAALFEKQDPMNLRLLTALRMNATFPYVLPNVWLPTEPTIDVMDAGLRDNYGLETSLRFINVFKDWIKENTSGVVLLQIRDRRGGGWEYPFESKDISEVVTKPLLLLQYNWYKMQQFNQAEQLNLTADMLGGQFHKITFQYIPAKEDTKAALNFHLTKQEKRDIVQALDNDLNKQGYQQFRRIDSTSVVDGLDELKMPGQ, via the coding sequence ATGAAGCAGAAATCAAAAGCCATATTCTATTCCTTCGCGGTACAGCTGATCCTGCTTCATTTTAAGAAGTTCCAGATCCTGCTGGTATTCTGGTTTATCTTGTTTGGTGCGGTGAATGGCAGCTTCATGAGTTCGTTTGGCGTTAATTCGCTTTTTTTGTCGCCTGAATATATGGGGAATGTTAATGCCCTGAGTGCAGGTATCGTAGGCATGGCCATTGGCATTTTCATCATGAGCTGGAACATCACCACTTTCATCCTGTTCAGCCGCCATTTTCGCTTTCTGGCAACCACTACCCGGCCATTCCTGAAATACTGTATCAATAATGCCGTTCTGCCCCTGGTTTTCCTCTTATTTTATTTTTTCAGGGCAGTTCGATTCGACAGCTACAAAGAGCTGATGGGATATGGCGAGGTTTTATCGCTGGTGATTGGATTTATCATAGGCCTTGTGTTTATTGTTGCAATTTCCTTTGGTTACTTCTTTGGTGCAGATATGCATATTTCCCGGAATATGATCAACCTGCATCCTTCCCCCATCCCTTTTCACCGTGGCCTGAAACCCCATATTGTTTTGAATAGTGGTGGTAGCCGGCTGATCAAAGTAACTACCTATTTAAGTGGGCGCGGGACAGTAAAAGCAGTGCGTGATGTAGCGCATTACAGCAAGGACTTCCTGGAGAATATTTTTAACCGGCACCATTTCACGGCAGTATTATCCATTTTCATTGCATTTGTGTTTTTGATGCTGATCGGTTTCCTGCTGGATTATGAGATTTTCCAGTTACCTGCTGCAGCCAGCATCACCTTGTTTCTCGCGATCCTTGTAGCCGTCGTTGGTGCCTTCTCTTATTTCCTGCAAAGCTGGAGTGTTCCCTTTGCTTTATTGTTGATCATCCTGCTGAATATTTTATACCGGAATGGCATCATCGATCCTACTAACAAAGCCTATGGCCTGGATTACCGGAAAGAAATTGCACGCGCCGCCTATACTCCCGGGAATTTGCAAAAATTGAATACGCCTGAAAAAATTGCAGCGGATAAAGCTGTCATGTTAGGCGTTCTGGAGAAATGGAAAGCAAGGCAAACCTCACCAAAGCCTTTTTTATACATGGTCGCGGTTAGTGGCGGCGGAACTCGCAGCGCCACTTTTACGATGGGCGTTTTGCAGAAGCTGGACAGCATTTCCGGCGGAAAGTTTATGCGGCAGACCTTTATGATCACCGGCGCTTCCGGCGGCATGCTGGGGGCCGCTTATTTCAGGGCGCTCTCCCACCAAAAAGACAAGGGTGAGCAGATCAACCTGCAAGACCCGGCCTATATTGATGACATTTCGAAGGACCTGCTGAACCCTACTTTTTCCTCTTTCGTGGCCCGCGACCTGGCTGCTCCTGCGCAAAAATTTAAAGTGGGCAATTATGAATATGTGAAAGACCGGGCCTATTCTTTTGAACAGAAATTAAACCAGAATACCCGGTTTTTGCTGGATAAGGAATTAAGTGAACTGGCCGCAGATGAGCGGTCTGCTGTGATTCCAAACATGCTGTTCAATGCGGTGATCACGCGCGACGGTCGGAAAATGCTGATCAGTACCTTACCTGTCAGTTTTTTAATGCAACCCGGCAGGGATGCCCGGCTCCAGGAAACTGGCGATCCCGATGCCATTGATTTTGCGGCACTTTTCGAGAAACAGGATCCCATGAATCTTCGGTTGCTCACGGCTCTCCGGATGAATGCAACCTTTCCCTATGTGCTGCCAAACGTATGGCTGCCAACTGAACCAACTATTGATGTGATGGATGCCGGCCTGCGGGACAATTATGGATTGGAGACTTCCTTAAGGTTTATTAATGTGTTCAAAGACTGGATCAAAGAAAACACCAGCGGCGTGGTGCTGCTGCAGATTCGCGACAGGCGTGGCGGCGGCTGGGAATACCCCTTTGAATCAAAAGATATATCCGAAGTTGTTACCAAGCCTTTGTTATTACTGCAATATAACTGGTATAAAATGCAGCAGTTTAACCAGGCTGAACAATTGAACTTAACGGCAGATATGCTGGGTGGTCAATTCCACAAAATCACCTTTCAATATATTCCTGCAAAAGAAGACACTAAAGCTGCTCTTAATTTTCACCTCACTAAACAGGAGAAACGGGATATCGTCCAGGCATTGGATAATGACCTGAATAAGCAGGGTTACCAGCAGTTTCGGCGTATTGACAGCACGTCAGTTGTTGATGGGCTGGATGAGTTGAAAATGCCGGGGCAATAA
- a CDS encoding COX15/CtaA family protein has translation MEKSLQQQGNRAVATWLLIGVGMVMVQVLLGGITRLTGSGLSITEWDVVTGALPPISDQQWQQEFLKYQQTPQYRLLNTDFGVDDFKFIFFWEWFHRVWARLIGFVFIIGFVYLIAKKYLRKDMVNPLLALFMLGALQGAVGWIMVASGLVGDAVYVKPTRLALHFILALGLLCYTYWFALKLLVPEKDRTSSVPVRKLNLLLIVLLGIQLMFGALMAGHKAATVAPTWPTINGSWWPDTLWRDSPVLLNFIDNPVTVHFVHRNLAYLLTILVIVWYRKSSQVSNTPLIRRYNRLPVMLVVIQVLLGILSLLTSPEIVPNHWGNFEWMAQLHQLVAMFLLLSLVTMYYLFGKRRQQA, from the coding sequence ATGGAGAAGAGTTTACAACAACAAGGGAACCGTGCAGTGGCCACCTGGTTATTGATTGGTGTTGGAATGGTAATGGTGCAGGTGCTATTGGGCGGAATAACCCGGTTGACCGGCTCTGGATTATCTATTACGGAATGGGATGTTGTAACCGGGGCCCTGCCTCCGATAAGTGACCAGCAATGGCAGCAGGAGTTCCTGAAATACCAGCAAACACCACAATACCGCCTGTTGAATACCGACTTCGGCGTGGATGATTTTAAATTTATCTTTTTCTGGGAATGGTTTCACCGCGTGTGGGCAAGGCTGATCGGCTTCGTATTTATCATCGGTTTTGTTTACCTGATCGCCAAAAAGTACCTGCGGAAAGACATGGTCAACCCATTGCTGGCACTCTTCATGCTGGGCGCCTTGCAGGGTGCGGTGGGCTGGATCATGGTGGCAAGCGGATTAGTTGGTGATGCGGTATACGTTAAGCCCACCCGCCTGGCCTTACATTTTATTCTGGCCCTCGGTTTGTTATGTTATACTTATTGGTTTGCCCTGAAATTACTGGTGCCGGAAAAAGACCGGACCAGTTCGGTCCCGGTGAGAAAACTAAACCTCCTGCTCATCGTTTTACTGGGTATTCAATTGATGTTTGGCGCTTTGATGGCCGGGCATAAGGCCGCAACCGTAGCGCCAACCTGGCCAACGATTAATGGCAGCTGGTGGCCCGACACCTTGTGGCGCGATAGCCCTGTCCTGTTGAACTTCATCGACAATCCGGTTACCGTACATTTTGTTCATCGGAACCTGGCTTACCTGCTGACCATTTTGGTCATCGTATGGTACAGGAAAAGCAGCCAGGTCTCGAATACACCTTTAATCAGGCGATATAACCGGTTACCGGTTATGCTGGTCGTCATCCAGGTTTTGCTGGGTATCTTATCCTTGCTGACCAGTCCGGAAATTGTACCCAACCATTGGGGGAATTTTGAATGGATGGCCCAGTTGCACCAGTTAGTAGCTATGTTTCTCCTGTTATCGCTGGTAACCATGTATTATCTTTTCGGTAAGCGGAGGCAGCAGGCATAA
- the cydB gene encoding cytochrome d ubiquinol oxidase subunit II — translation MATIFSLDYATLWFLVIGAVFTGYAILDGFDLGAGAIHLFLKKEESRRIAINAIGPVWDGNEVWLVIGGGALFAGFPKVYAAVFSAFYIPFMIFLVALIFRAISIEFRSKEPMAWWRKLWDWSYCLSSCVIALALGLVLGNILQGLPLDRNGNFQGDWTYFLNPYAFMVAISTLALFMMHGAIYLVMKTEKRLYTKLTILVKNTTIFFVISVLLLSFYTLLYREHLTERIKANTWMFIIPVLMVLAVANITRSISQQRYRQAFFSSAVVISLLLVIVAVELYPNMVISTLDPAYSLTVANASSSEKSLGYMLVFAGIGVPLVAVYTSFVFWTFKGKVKLDEMSY, via the coding sequence ATGGCCACAATATTTTCTCTGGATTATGCCACACTATGGTTCCTGGTCATCGGTGCCGTATTTACCGGCTATGCCATCCTGGATGGATTTGACCTGGGGGCAGGTGCGATCCATTTATTCCTCAAGAAAGAAGAAAGCCGCCGTATCGCCATCAATGCGATCGGACCGGTTTGGGATGGTAATGAAGTCTGGCTGGTGATTGGCGGGGGTGCACTTTTTGCCGGTTTCCCTAAAGTATATGCGGCCGTTTTTTCTGCCTTTTATATCCCCTTCATGATTTTCCTCGTAGCCCTTATTTTCAGGGCTATCAGTATTGAATTCAGAAGTAAGGAACCTATGGCCTGGTGGCGAAAACTGTGGGATTGGAGTTATTGTTTATCCAGTTGTGTCATCGCCCTGGCGCTTGGCCTCGTCCTGGGTAATATCCTGCAAGGCCTTCCTTTGGACAGGAATGGTAATTTCCAGGGTGATTGGACCTACTTTTTAAATCCATATGCCTTTATGGTGGCGATTTCTACATTAGCCTTATTCATGATGCATGGCGCTATTTACCTGGTGATGAAAACCGAAAAGCGCCTGTATACAAAATTGACCATCCTGGTAAAAAATACAACGATCTTTTTTGTGATCAGCGTCTTGCTGTTAAGCTTTTATACCTTGTTATACCGGGAACACCTGACCGAAAGGATCAAGGCAAACACCTGGATGTTTATCATTCCGGTTTTAATGGTATTGGCTGTAGCGAATATCACCCGGAGCATCAGCCAGCAACGCTACCGGCAGGCATTTTTCAGCTCTGCTGTGGTTATCAGTTTGTTATTGGTCATCGTGGCGGTGGAGTTATATCCCAATATGGTTATTTCAACATTGGACCCCGCGTACAGCCTCACTGTTGCCAATGCTTCCAGCAGCGAAAAAAGCCTGGGCTACATGCTGGTTTTCGCAGGCATAGGTGTACCGCTTGTAGCTGTTTATACGAGTTTTGTTTTCTGGACCTTCAAAGGGAAAGTGAAATTAGACGAAATGAGTTATTGA
- a CDS encoding cytochrome ubiquinol oxidase subunit I encodes MDVEILSRIQFAFTISFHYIYPPLSIGLGLCMVFMEGLYLKTKNPLYEQMTRYFTRIFALIFGIGVATGIVMEFEFGTNWATYSKYVGDVFGSALAAEGIFAFALESGFLGVLIFGWNKVSPRVHFLSTIMVTLGSMFSAIWIVVANSWQQTPAGFHIVGEGLDARAEITDFWAMVFNPSSLERISHVWIGAFLSGAFLVTSIAAWYIVKKKHLEFAKAAFTIGLFVALFSSYAQVVVGHKSAEVVAEYQPAKLAAMEGHFPENEKADMYLFGWVNKEKQTVKGLSIPGGLSFLVHYNFTAPVKGLNAFPVKDRPGNPNLVFQSYHLMIACGMLMIALTSLAAWYWKKGSLFEKTWLMKIFVWAVLLPQLANEAGWFTAETGRQPWVVYGLLRTSDALSASVKAGQVLFSLVLFALVYSLLLVLFLYLLNKKIIHGPALHADEMHSPQLEEMSDRFGEKKMP; translated from the coding sequence ATGGATGTTGAAATCCTTTCGCGCATTCAGTTCGCATTTACTATTTCTTTCCATTATATCTACCCGCCATTAAGTATTGGGTTAGGGCTTTGCATGGTTTTTATGGAAGGGCTGTACCTAAAAACAAAGAACCCGCTGTATGAGCAGATGACCCGGTATTTCACCAGGATCTTTGCCCTTATTTTTGGCATCGGTGTAGCAACCGGTATAGTTATGGAGTTTGAATTTGGGACTAACTGGGCCACCTACTCGAAATACGTGGGTGATGTTTTTGGTAGCGCCCTCGCAGCTGAGGGCATTTTTGCTTTTGCCCTTGAGTCCGGCTTTTTGGGTGTCCTGATTTTCGGCTGGAACAAAGTAAGCCCGCGTGTTCATTTCCTGTCCACCATTATGGTTACCCTTGGTTCCATGTTTTCGGCCATCTGGATCGTTGTGGCCAATAGCTGGCAGCAAACACCGGCTGGCTTCCATATTGTTGGCGAAGGCCTGGATGCCCGTGCTGAAATAACCGATTTCTGGGCGATGGTCTTTAACCCATCTTCCCTTGAAAGGATATCACATGTATGGATAGGTGCTTTTTTATCCGGCGCATTCCTGGTGACCAGTATCGCCGCATGGTATATCGTGAAAAAGAAACACCTTGAGTTTGCCAAAGCAGCATTCACCATCGGATTATTTGTTGCCCTCTTTTCTTCCTATGCTCAAGTAGTGGTGGGCCATAAAAGCGCAGAAGTTGTCGCAGAATACCAGCCTGCAAAACTGGCGGCTATGGAAGGGCATTTTCCGGAAAATGAAAAAGCTGATATGTATCTCTTCGGGTGGGTGAATAAAGAAAAGCAGACCGTAAAAGGGTTGTCGATCCCCGGCGGACTTAGTTTCCTGGTGCATTATAATTTTACTGCCCCGGTAAAAGGGCTCAATGCTTTTCCGGTTAAAGACCGGCCAGGCAATCCTAACCTGGTTTTTCAGTCCTATCACCTGATGATCGCCTGTGGTATGCTGATGATCGCTCTCACCTCCCTGGCTGCCTGGTATTGGAAAAAAGGAAGCCTGTTTGAAAAGACCTGGTTGATGAAGATCTTCGTTTGGGCGGTTTTATTGCCCCAACTGGCCAATGAGGCAGGCTGGTTTACTGCAGAAACCGGTCGACAACCCTGGGTGGTTTATGGACTGCTGCGAACTTCTGATGCACTTAGCGCATCCGTAAAAGCCGGTCAGGTTTTATTCTCCCTGGTCCTGTTTGCGCTGGTTTATTCACTCCTGCTGGTCTTATTCTTGTATTTATTAAACAAGAAGATCATCCATGGACCTGCACTTCATGCAGATGAAATGCATAGTCCGCAACTGGAAGAAATGAGCGATCGTTTTGGTGAAAAAAAAATGCCGTAA
- a CDS encoding universal stress protein: protein MANILVPFDFSANATAALDQAILLADQNSISIEVLHITNAEVVHDYPVGWKSDPAHKTVGFIQHRLDDAIQQRQSVLCGDRSIDITGLVKESAMINGGVINQMLLTHADLIIMGTHGATNALDRFWGSNTATMINHALFPILAIPRNWNAAVFTELIAAVSLKEIGKCIGDILKWSQWMKASPELVCISSIPEIDQVSLDQAMAAHPEIKAHLVPKKDDLPMWRNLVQFTATYHNALLLMFVHERTVLEKLFNYSITSKVADGIKIPLLALPTGHK from the coding sequence ATGGCAAATATTTTAGTTCCTTTTGATTTTTCAGCCAATGCAACAGCGGCATTGGACCAGGCCATCTTACTGGCCGACCAGAATTCCATCAGTATTGAAGTGCTTCATATTACCAACGCAGAAGTGGTACATGATTATCCCGTTGGCTGGAAATCAGACCCGGCGCATAAAACTGTTGGATTCATTCAACACCGACTTGATGATGCAATACAACAAAGGCAATCTGTTTTGTGTGGCGATCGGTCCATAGATATCACCGGCCTGGTAAAAGAAAGTGCCATGATCAATGGCGGTGTGATCAACCAGATGTTATTAACACATGCCGACCTGATCATTATGGGTACACATGGTGCAACGAATGCCCTTGACCGGTTTTGGGGTTCCAATACCGCAACCATGATCAATCACGCCTTATTTCCAATTCTGGCCATCCCAAGAAATTGGAACGCAGCCGTATTTACCGAATTGATCGCTGCTGTTTCATTGAAGGAGATCGGCAAATGCATCGGGGATATCCTGAAGTGGTCGCAATGGATGAAAGCATCCCCTGAACTGGTTTGCATCAGTTCTATTCCGGAGATAGACCAGGTTAGCCTTGACCAGGCCATGGCTGCTCACCCGGAAATAAAGGCACATTTGGTTCCCAAAAAAGATGATTTGCCAATGTGGCGCAACCTGGTGCAATTTACCGCCACCTATCATAATGCCCTTCTGCTGATGTTTGTGCATGAGCGGACCGTTTTGGAAAAACTCTTTAACTACAGCATAACTTCAAAAGTGGCAGATGGCATTAAGATCCCGCTGCTGGCTTTACCCACAGGTCATAAATAA
- a CDS encoding NAD(P)/FAD-dependent oxidoreductase, whose product MNNHFQILIIGGGNAGISVAAQLLRKRKGLNIAIIEPSDKHYYQPAWTLVGGGVFDLKDTVRDESAVMPKGVTWIKEAAASFLPESKAVSTQNGAVYTYDYMVVAPGIQLNWNAVKGLPETLGRNGVTSNYSYAYANYTYECLQQLKAGQTALFTSPGTPVKCGGAPQKIMYLTADYLRKHGLGGKVKVELVTAGGVIFGIKKYADELMKKVKEYGIVLNFKHDLVEIDGPGKKATFKVTDAEGVSTLVEKHFDMIHVTPPQSAPDFIRNSKLANEAGWIDVNKFTLQHSNYPDIFALGDATSTPNSKTGAAVRKQAPVLVQNLLSHMDGLALEGKYSGYGSCPLVVGYGQLILAEFDYDNKLDETFPFDQSKPSWSMWILKKYILPWMYWHKILKGTA is encoded by the coding sequence ATGAACAATCATTTTCAAATACTCATTATAGGTGGGGGAAATGCCGGTATTTCCGTGGCAGCTCAATTGCTTCGCAAGCGGAAAGGATTAAATATTGCCATTATTGAGCCTTCTGATAAACATTATTACCAACCCGCATGGACCCTGGTTGGTGGTGGCGTTTTTGACTTAAAGGATACGGTGCGGGATGAATCCGCGGTGATGCCGAAAGGGGTTACCTGGATAAAGGAAGCCGCTGCCAGTTTCCTGCCTGAATCAAAGGCTGTTTCCACACAAAATGGTGCCGTATATACGTATGATTATATGGTTGTCGCACCTGGCATCCAATTGAACTGGAATGCGGTGAAAGGGTTGCCTGAAACACTTGGAAGGAATGGCGTAACCAGTAATTATTCCTATGCATATGCGAACTATACCTATGAATGCCTCCAGCAACTGAAAGCCGGGCAAACCGCATTGTTTACCAGTCCTGGCACCCCTGTAAAATGTGGCGGTGCCCCACAAAAGATCATGTACCTCACCGCAGACTACCTGCGCAAGCACGGCCTGGGCGGAAAGGTAAAGGTGGAACTGGTAACAGCGGGCGGTGTGATTTTTGGCATAAAAAAATATGCCGATGAACTCATGAAGAAGGTGAAGGAATATGGTATCGTACTGAATTTTAAACACGACCTGGTTGAAATTGATGGCCCCGGGAAAAAGGCAACGTTTAAAGTAACCGATGCTGAAGGTGTTTCCACTCTTGTAGAGAAGCATTTTGATATGATCCATGTCACCCCCCCGCAAAGTGCTCCTGATTTTATCAGGAACAGTAAACTGGCCAATGAAGCAGGATGGATAGATGTAAACAAATTTACCCTGCAGCACAGCAATTATCCTGATATTTTTGCCCTGGGAGATGCCACCAGCACGCCTAATTCAAAAACTGGCGCGGCTGTTCGCAAGCAGGCGCCGGTGCTGGTACAGAACCTGCTCAGTCATATGGATGGCCTGGCCCTTGAAGGCAAGTATTCTGGTTATGGCAGCTGCCCTTTAGTGGTAGGGTATGGCCAACTTATCCTCGCAGAATTTGACTATGATAATAAACTGGATGAAACATTTCCTTTCGACCAATCCAAACCCAGCTGGAGTATGTGGATCCTGAAAAAGTATATTTTACCATGGATGTATTGGCATAAAATTTTAAAAGGAACAGCGTAG
- a CDS encoding DUF6691 family protein, with the protein MPNPAFVQTDPINELNTDFEVRSLDTICINEMETKEPWTSNFKYLAIGILFGIVFVKAEIVSWFRIQEMFRLQSFHMYGVIGSAVVVGMISVFLIKKFKVKTIYGEEIHFHPRKFNKGQIYGGLLFGFGWALTGACPGPLFAQIGTGSTVVIITLLSAIAGTWVYGKFRDNLPH; encoded by the coding sequence ATGCCCAACCCAGCTTTTGTACAAACTGACCCAATCAATGAATTGAATACCGATTTCGAAGTGCGTTCACTGGATACCATTTGCATTAATGAAATGGAAACCAAAGAACCCTGGACCAGTAATTTCAAATACCTGGCCATTGGCATATTATTCGGGATCGTATTTGTGAAAGCAGAAATAGTATCCTGGTTCAGGATACAGGAAATGTTCAGGTTGCAGAGCTTTCACATGTATGGTGTTATTGGTTCCGCAGTAGTAGTCGGGATGATTTCCGTTTTCCTGATCAAAAAATTTAAGGTGAAAACCATCTATGGGGAAGAGATCCATTTCCATCCCCGCAAATTCAATAAAGGCCAGATCTACGGTGGTTTATTATTCGGTTTTGGCTGGGCATTAACGGGTGCATGCCCTGGTCCGTTATTTGCCCAGATCGGCACCGGTTCAACCGTTGTGATAATAACCCTGTTGAGTGCCATTGCAGGTACCTGGGTGTATGGGAAATTCCGGGATAACCTGCCTCATTGA
- a CDS encoding YeeE/YedE family protein produces MHFIEWLRQPWPWYVAGPLIGLTVPALLVAGNKSFGISSSLRHICAACIPAKIPFFQYDWKKEAWNLFFVFGILLGGIIAGSLLANPDPVAVNPNLMQDLGKYGVNDYHGLVPPDLFNWPQLFTARGLILMVAGGFMVGFGTRYAGGCTSGHSIMGLSTLQWPSLVATCCFMAGGFIMSNLILPIILSL; encoded by the coding sequence ATGCATTTTATTGAATGGCTTCGCCAGCCCTGGCCCTGGTATGTAGCCGGACCGTTAATTGGTTTAACGGTGCCGGCATTGCTGGTTGCAGGTAATAAATCTTTTGGCATCTCTTCCTCACTTCGCCACATCTGTGCCGCTTGCATACCTGCAAAAATTCCGTTCTTTCAATATGACTGGAAAAAAGAAGCCTGGAATTTATTTTTCGTTTTTGGGATTTTATTGGGTGGCATCATTGCCGGTAGCCTGCTGGCCAATCCAGACCCTGTTGCCGTTAATCCCAACCTCATGCAAGACCTTGGGAAGTACGGGGTGAATGATTACCACGGGCTCGTTCCTCCAGACCTGTTTAACTGGCCACAATTATTTACCGCCAGGGGGCTCATCCTGATGGTCGCCGGCGGATTCATGGTAGGATTTGGAACCAGGTATGCCGGTGGTTGTACCTCAGGCCATTCCATTATGGGACTCAGTACCCTGCAATGGCCTTCGCTGGTCGCTACCTGTTGTTTTATGGCCGGCGGTTTTATAATGTCCAATCTTATCCTGCCCATCATTTTATCCTTGTAA
- the trxA gene encoding thioredoxin, which translates to MSKFNDIIQAEKPVLVDFFAEWCGPCKMMAPILKEVKANLGDAVTVIKVDVDKNPEAAQQYGIQGVPTLIVFKKGNIKWRQSGVVPAKQIESVLKNI; encoded by the coding sequence ATGTCGAAGTTTAATGATATCATCCAGGCTGAAAAGCCGGTATTGGTCGACTTTTTTGCTGAATGGTGCGGCCCCTGCAAAATGATGGCACCCATTTTAAAAGAAGTGAAAGCCAATTTAGGCGATGCTGTAACCGTGATAAAAGTTGACGTGGACAAAAACCCGGAAGCTGCACAACAATATGGCATTCAGGGTGTACCTACGCTGATCGTTTTTAAGAAGGGTAATATTAAATGGCGGCAAAGCGGGGTGGTACCAGCAAAACAAATCGAATCTGTATTAAAAAACATATAG
- a CDS encoding rhodanese-like domain-containing protein, with translation MSFLQNLFGPKADFKAIKANGAIIVDVRSEGEFASGHIPGSINIPLDQINSKLNDLKKKNVPVITVCRSGARSGMAKSQLSAAGLEAYNGGPWDSLINQLN, from the coding sequence ATGAGCTTCCTGCAAAACTTATTTGGGCCAAAGGCCGATTTCAAAGCCATCAAAGCTAATGGCGCTATTATTGTTGACGTTCGCTCAGAAGGCGAATTTGCATCAGGACATATTCCCGGATCCATCAATATTCCACTGGATCAAATAAACAGTAAACTGAACGACCTGAAGAAAAAAAATGTGCCAGTGATTACTGTTTGCCGCAGCGGTGCCAGGAGTGGTATGGCAAAATCCCAGTTATCGGCAGCCGGACTGGAAGCCTATAACGGAGGCCCATGGGATTCTCTTATCAATCAATTAAATTAA